A window from Nycticebus coucang isolate mNycCou1 chromosome X, mNycCou1.pri, whole genome shotgun sequence encodes these proteins:
- the ARMCX2 gene encoding armadillo repeat-containing X-linked protein 2, protein MSRVRDAGCVAAGIVIGAGAWYCVYKYTRGRDQTKKRMVKSKNRAMTGTGVRARAGLRAGFTIDLGPGFSPPNPVQAGRENRGQEEAFALDVAGAEALAPAVTSAEAQSGAGSQAQEADVSRVGPKAESEVRDAVASAIAPPSGVAEAPTAAEAPAMAGTPKVAEAPSTAEAPGAAVPTKGAAPTETAEAPRVAVPTEVAGAPGVPAPSEAAEPPMPTTPTGAAVPIRAATPTVAAAPIKAPAPTVTAAPTKAPAPTVAAAPTGAPAPTRVAAPTGAPAPTRAAAPTGAPAPTRVAAPTGAPAPTRVAAPTGAPAPTRVAALTGVPAPTRVAAPTGVPASTGAAAPTGLAAPTGAAALTGAAEAPGTSGSPRTVAVPGAAAAKKATPGAHTGAIPKAGAAAGAVPKGAAKGGTRSRNGGKGKGKKSKVEVDELGMGFRPGDGAAAAAAASANGGQAFLAEVPDSEEGESGWTDTESDSDSEPETQRRGRGKRPVPMQKRPFPYEIDEILGVRDLRKVLALLQKSDDPFIQQVALLTLSNNANYSCNQETIRKLGGLPIIANMINKTDPHIKEKALMAMNNLSENYENQGRLQIYMNKVMDDIMASNLNSAVQVVGLKFLTNMTITNDYQHLLVNSIANFFRLLSQGGGKIKVEILKILSNFAENPDMLKKLLSTQVPASFSSLYNSYVESEILINALTLFEIIYDNLRAEVFNYREFNKGSLFYLCTTSGVCVKKIRALANHHDLLVKVKVIKLVNKF, encoded by the coding sequence ATGAGCCGAGTTCGGGATGCTGGCTGCGTAGCGGCGGGGATAGTGATTGGAGCTGGTGCCTGGTACTGTGTCTACAAATACACCAGGGGAAGAGACCAGACAAAGAAGAGAATGGTCAAGTCCAAGAACCGGGCTATGACTGGGACTGGAGTCAGGGCTAGAGCAGGGCTAAGGGCCGGATTCACAATTGACCTTGGGCCAGGATTCAGTCCCCCAAACCCTGTCCAGGCTGGGAGAGAGAACAGGGGCCAGGAAGAAGCTTTTGCTCTGGACGTGGCTGGAGCTGAAGCATTGGCCCCAGCTGTAACCAGTGCTGAGGCTCAGAGTGGGGCAGGAAGTCAGGCCCAGGAGGCAGATGTCTCCAGGGTTGGCCCTAAGGCTGAATCAGAAGTCAGGGATGCAGTGGCTTCTGCAATTGCACCACCTTCTGGCGTGGCAGAGGCTCCCACAGCTGCAGAGGCCCCTGCAATGGCAGGGACTCCCAAAGTGGCAGAAGCCCCCAGCACAGCAGAGGCTCCTGGGGCAGCAGTGCCTACTAAGGGGGCAGCACCCACTGAGACAGCTGAGGCTCCCAGGGTGGCAGTGCCTACTGAGGTGGCAGGGGCTCCGGGAGTGCCAGCACCTTCTGAAGCAGCTGAGCCTCCCATGCCCACAACACCTACTGGGGCAGCTGTACCTATTAGGGCAGCAACACCTACTGTGGCAGCAGCACCTATTAAGGCACCTGCACCTACTGTGACAGCAGCACCTACTAAGGCACCTGCACCTACTGTGGCAGCAGCACCTACTGGGGCACCTGCACCTACTAGGGTAGCAGCACCTACTGGGGCACCTGCACCTACTAGGGCAGCAGCACCTACTGGGGCACCTGCACCTACTAGGGTAGCAGCACCTACTGGGGCACCTGCACCTACTAGGGTAGCAGCACCTACTGGGGCACCTGCACCTACTAGAGTAGCAGCACTTACTGGGGTACCCGCACCTACTAGGGTAGCAGCACCTACTGGAGTACCTGCATCTACTGGGGCAGCTGCACCAACTGGGTTAGCAGCACCTACTGGGGCAGCTGCACTGACTGGGGCTGCAGAGGCTCCTGGGACTTCAGGGTCCCCTAGGACAGTGGCAGTTCCTGGAGCAGCAGCTGCCAAGAAAGCAACCCCTGGGGCTCATACTGGAGCCATACCGAAGGCTGGGGCAGCAGCTGGAGCTGTACCCAAAGGTGCAGCCAAAGGTGGAACCAGGTCCCGGAATGGGGGAAAGGGCAAGGGCAAGAAAAGCAAGGTGGAAGTAGATGAATTGGGAATGGGCTTCCGCCCTGGAGATGGAGCTGCAGCAGCTGCTGCAGCCTCTGCTAATGGGGGACAAGCCTTCCTGGCAGAAGTCCCTGACTCTGAGGAAGGGGAGTCTGGATGGACTGACACAGAGTCGGATTCAGACTCTGAGCCTGAGACCCAGCGTAGAGGGAGGGGTAAACGACCTGTTCCCATGCAGAAGCGCCCCTTTCCTTATGAAATTGATGAGATTCTGGGTGTTCGAGATCTCAGGAAAGTCCTTGCCTTGCTTCAGAAATCAGATGATCCTTTCATCCAACAGGTAGCTTTACTCACCCTGAGCAACAATGCCAATTATTCCTGTAACCAAGAGACAATTCGCAAATTGGGAGGCCTCCCAATTATTGCAAACATGATCAATAAAACTGATCCTCATATTAAGGAAAAAGCCTTAATGGCCATGAATAACCTGAGTGAGAATTATGAAAATCAGGGCCGGCTTCAGATATACATGAACAAAGTGATGGATGATATTATGGCATCTAACCTGAACTCAGCAGTACAGGTAGTTGGACTGAAATTTTTAACAAACATGACTATTACTAATGACTACCAGCACCTGCTTGTCAATTCCATTGCAAATTTCTTCCGTTTGCTATCTCAGGGAGGTGGAAAAATCAAGGTTGAGATATTGAAAATACTTTCGAATTTTGCTGAAAATCCAGATATGCTCAAAAAACTTCTCAGTACCCAAGTGCCAGCATCATTTAGTTCCCTCTATAATTCTTATGTAGAATCAGAAATTCTTATTAATGCCCTTACTCTGTTTGAGATCATCTATGACAATCTCAGAGCAGAAGTGTTCAACTACAGAGAATTCAATAAAGGTTCCCTTTTCTACTTATGCACTACATCTGGAGTGTGCGTTAAGAAAATTCGAGCCTTAGCAAATCACCATGACCTCTTGGTGAAAGTGAAAGTTATAAAACTAGTGAACAAATTCTGA